The genomic segment GCAGGCGCCGCCGGAGCCGGTTCGCCGCCTCCACCGCGAGGTCCACACGCTTGTACGGCGCGAGGGCCGAGACGACGAGGTAGTAGTCGTCCGTCTCGGTGGCGGGCGCGAAGCGCTGGACGTCCACCGGCGGATGGATCACGTCGGCGGCGCGGCCGTACGCGCGCCGGATCCTGTCGGCGCTGTAGCGCGAGATCGCGACGAAGCTGTGCACGGAGTCGGTCCCGCGGTCCCAGCGGCGGAGCGCGGCCGCCACGGGCGGCATGAGTGCCCGCATCGCCAGACCGCGGCCGTGGACGAAGTAGTCGTCGTAGCGCTCCCAGATGTACCGCATGGGCGAGAAGCAGTACGAGAGGTGGAGCGCGCCCGGCGGCGTCCGCACACCCTTGGCCACGCAGTGGCTCATCGAAACGATCAGGTCGTAGCCGCGGAGGTCGAACCGCCGGATCGCCAGCGGGAACAGCGGCAGGGCGTACCGGTAACGCTCCGCCGCGCGCGGCAGGCGCTGGACGAAGGAGGTGACGATCCGCCGGTCTTCGATGATGGGCGTCACGCTGCCCGGCACGTGCAGAAGCGTGAAGAGCGGGGCCTTCGGAAACAGCTCGCAGAGCACCTCGAGACAGCGCTCGCCGCCCCGCATGCCCGTGAGCCAGTCGTGCACGAGCGCCACCCGGGCCGCGCCCGCGGGCGAGGGGGCCGCGCCGGCGGCGCCTACCTGACGCGTGACTGGATGCGCTGTCGCCAATCCCCGAGGAGATCCGTGCCGGTGACGAGGGTGCGCACCCGTTCATACTACCACCGGCGCGCCGCGAGCCCCTCACCGCGGGTGCGAGCGAGGAGGGACCTTGAGGCGCTTCGGGGGTGTCTGATAAGGTCTTGGCGGCTCGCCAGTCCTCCCAGGAGGGCGCTCCGCGCGCGCGATGAGACCGCTGCCGACCGTCGAGACCCCGTGCCCTCTCTGCGGCGACGCCGGGGCCGAGCCCGTCTGGACCACGCCCGACCGCGCCTTCGCCGTCCCCGGCCTCTACACGGTGGCGCGCTGCCGCGGCTGCGGATTCCTCTACCAGCGGCCCCGCGTGCGCGACGACTCGCTGGCGGCCTGCTACCCCGACCACTACCCGCGTCACCAGGAGCCGTCACCGCGGATCCCGTTCAGGGGCTCCGCCGCGCGCGTGCGCGCGGCGCTTCACCGACGAGGTCTACGTCGGCGACGCGATCGCCGCCCCGTTCGCCCCGGCGCGATTCGACGTCGTGACCGCGTTCCACGTTCTCGAGCACGTCCCCGAT from the Candidatus Methylomirabilota bacterium genome contains:
- a CDS encoding glycosyltransferase, coding for MALVHDWLTGMRGGERCLEVLCELFPKAPLFTLLHVPGSVTPIIEDRRIVTSFVQRLPRAAERYRYALPLFPLAIRRFDLRGYDLIVSMSHCVAKGVRTPPGALHLSYCFSPMRYIWERYDDYFVHGRGLAMRALMPPVAAALRRWDRGTDSVHSFVAISRYSADRIRRAYGRAADVIHPPVDVQRFAPATETDDYYLVVSALAPYKRVDLAVEAANRLRRRLLVVGTGPEAARLAGLAGPTVSFLGWRSDAEVARLYARCRALLFPGVEDFGITPLEAAAAGRPTIALAQGGALETLVGLHGSEPPTAVFFSEQTVDALVAAIRAFEAAEDRFDPKALRARAELFDRPVFKRRLLEWIDARWREFRARRAC